The Microplitis demolitor isolate Queensland-Clemson2020A chromosome 8, iyMicDemo2.1a, whole genome shotgun sequence genome has a segment encoding these proteins:
- the LOC103578990 gene encoding probable DNA mismatch repair protein Msh6, with the protein MSKRSLRSNTLSDELTSPKKPKKDEKKTSKVASRSKPVTSKRTTTKAKDKPEPKPIPKPQSKTKSKKADAIGKENKEESTISKRKRQVKEKPKVKEDNLENKKKDKETPVKRKRRKIIIPSDDSGDDSDEYKPSDDEASGSDASVLSVAAGSRPDSTSDTATDDNPTPKKARKPRNPGKGRKCNPNQKKTQKNDNESGKLFQLEKAKLPSGTKSWPHLKYSFLQPDQIRDAKKKRPDDPEYDAKTLYVPQEFLDQQTPAMRQWWVLKSQHWDCVLLFKIANFYSLYHMDAVIGVNTLGLSYIPRDFSFSGFIELHYSRYFKTLVEKGYKVARIEQTENPEMRDERCEKFQSQITKFDKVIKREVCQIITRGTRVPSVLDIENFSPYSTYLLSLVEQQNSAHLSSYGICFIDTSIGVFHIGQFEDDCNNSRLLTLFSHYTPAHIIYGKGNLSAKTIKIINTHLPVITIKEALLQNCQFWTATKVLEKLYEGEYFKDESNEFSWPDGLKPFLNDQGTNGFSPAKDKILAVHALGGCVYLLTESVLDHQLLAQKKFETYIPPDMNVVNGQQVGPLVNMVIDAATIENLNILGSSPSLLTSLDHCCTDFGKRLLKEWVCRPPCDKNTIIARQYAVTELRDLKRICLEASKQLNNLPDLERLLSKIHAYGNVPNIKNHPDARAFMSSMLIYNKRKITDLITCVKGFKRVLEIIKIFDPLVSDLIVQTTQIEPKGGFPDLTKTLDHFEFRFDSDLALKQGCIIPKKGMDPEYDKVIAELEEIEKDANEYLKSQSKHFGTEIKYTGSTENAYQIEIPDSVVDKVTDHYEYQGKRKGFKRYLTEETKKFHERQTKAEEQHEKVLKDSDRRTFAKFSEHYDMWATAVYKVAVLDVLISLAEYSRRGDKCVPKINDTNEVMIDIKDGKHPFITSDNFVPNDTSLASNGYGPLVILTGPNMGGKSTIMRQVGLLSIMAHIGCHIPAQSCKFSLIDRVFTRLGASDDMRTGRSTFLVELSEASTFVLHATKNSLVLVDELGRGTSTHDGTAIAAAVLQALARLDCRTLFSTHYHALLDDFKDNPKVSPAHMACQVESEESDATQETVTFLYKFTKGPCPKSYGFNAARIAGIKANITKRANDLAKKLEDAGNRRSLFISLCHVNTNNVKKVLAKIHDVAAE; encoded by the exons ATGAGTAAACGTAGTTTACGATCAAATACTCTTTCTGACGAATTAACGTCacctaaaaaaccaaaaaaagatgaaaaaaaaaccagtaAAGTTGCATCGCGTTCAAAACCAGTAACATCTAAACGAACAACAACTAAAGCCAAAGATAAACCTGAACCGAAACCCATACCTAAACCTCAATCTAAAACTAAATCTAAAAAAG ctgaTGCTATTGGGAAAGAAAACAAAGAAGAATCCACTATTTCTAAAAGAAAGCGTCAAGTTAAGGAAAAACCTAAGGTCAAAGAAGATAATctggagaataaaaaaaaagataaagagaCCCCCGTAAAAAGAAAGagaaggaaaataattattccctCTGATGACAGTGGAGACGATTCGGATGAATACAAACCGA GTGATGATGAAGCTTCAGGCTCAGATGCCTCAGTATTGTCAGTAGCTGCTGGTTCTAGACCAGACTCTACGTCAGATACTGCGACTGATGACAACCCAACCCCAAAAAAAGCACgg AAACCAAGAAATCCCGGTAAAGGTAGAAAGTGTAATCCAAACCAAAAGAAAACTCAGAAGAATGAT AATGAATCTggcaaattatttcaattggaAAAAGCAAAATTACCGTCAGGTACTAAAAGTTGGCCTCACTTGAAATATTCATTCCTTCAACCCGACCAAATTCGTGATGCTAAGAAAAAACGACCAGATGATCCGGAATATGATGCTAAAACACTCTACGTACCCCAAGAATTTCTTGATCAACAAACTCCGGCGATGCGTCAGTGGTGGGTGCTTAAAAGTCAACATTGGGACTGTGTTTTGTTGTTTAAAAttgctaatttttattcattatatcaCATGGATGCTGTTATTGGAGTCAACACACTTGGTTTGTCATATATACCCCGTGATTTTTCATTCAGTGGATTTATTGAGTTACATTATAGTCGTTATTTTAAAACACTTGTTGAAAAAGGATACAAAGTAGCTCGTATAGAGCAAACTGAAAATCCAGAAATGAGGGATGAAcgttgtgaaaaatttcaatcacaAATAACGAAATttgataaagttataaaacGTGAAGTTTGTCAAATTATTACTCGAGGTACTCGAGTACCTTCGGTATTAGACATAGAAAATTTCTCACCTTAttctacttatttattatcgttGGTTGAACAACAAAATTCAGCTCATTTATCATCTTACGgaatttgttttattgataCAAGTATTGGAGTTTTTCATATAGGTCAGTTTGAAGACGATTGTAACAATTCACGTCTACTTACGTTGTTTTCTCATTATACTCCTGCCCACATCATCTACGGCAAAGGGAATCTCTCtgcaaaaacaataaaaataatcaatactcATCTACCAGTGATTACCATCAAAGAAGCTCTGCTTCAAAACTGTCAATTTTGGACGGCGACAAAAGTTCTTGAGAAACTTTATGAAGGGGAATATTTTAAAGACGAGTCAAATGAATTTTCTTGGCCCGATGGGTTGAAGCCTTTCCTGAACGATCAAGGTACTAACGGTTTTAGTCCAgctaaagataaaatattagcAGTTCATGCACTCGGTGGgtgtgtttatttattaactgaatCTGTGTTGGATCATCAACTACTAGCGCAGAAGAAATTCGAGACATATATACCTCCAGATATGAATGTAGTTAATGGACAACAAGTTGGACCGCTTGTCAATATGGTAATTGATGCTGCTactatagaaaatttgaatattcttgGCAGTAGTCCGTCACTTTTAACTTCCTTAGATCACTGCTGCACAGATTTTGGTAAGCGGTTATTGAAAGAATGGGTTTGTCGACCACCTTGTgacaaaaatactattatagCTCGCCAATATGCTGTCACCGAGTTACGTGATCTGAAGCGCATATGTCTGGAGGCTAGTAAACAGTTAAACAACCTTCCAGATCTTGAAAGGTTGTTAAGTAAAATTCATGCTTATGGAAATGTTcctaatataaaaaatcatcctgATGCTCGAGCATTCATGAGCTCAATGTTGATTTATAATAAGCGGAAAATAACCGATTTGATAACTTGTGTAAAAGGTTTTAAGCGAGtacttgaaataataaaaatttttgatccaTTAGTGAGTGACTTAATTGTACAAACAACACAAATTGAGCCGAAAGGAGGGTTTCCCGATTTAACGAAAACTCTTGATCATTTTGAGTTTAGGTTTGATTCAGATTTAGCATTAAAACAAGGTTGTATAATACCTAAAAAAGGCATGGATCCTGAATATGATAAGGTAATTGCTGAATTagaagaaatagaaaaagacGCTAACGAATATTTGAAATCTCAAAGTAAACATTTTGGAACGGAGATTAAGTATACTGGTAGTACCGAAAACGCTTATCAAATAGAAATACCAGACAGCGTAGTGGATAAGGTTACTGATCATTATGAATATCAAGGTAAACGTAAAGGTTTTAAACGTTATTTAACggaagaaacaaaaaaatttcatgaacgACAAACAAAAGCTGAAGAACAACATGAAAAAGTGCTTAAAGACTCTGATAGGCGTACCTTTGCAAAATTCAGTGAGCACTATGACATGTGGGCTACAGCTGTTTACAAAGTTGCTGTTCTCGATGTCCTTATTTCACTTGCTGAATACTCCAGAAGAGGTGATAAGTGTGTTCCAAAAATCAACGATACTAACGAAGTAATGATCGACATTAAAGATGGAAAACATCCTTTTATCACCTCAGATAATTTCGTCCCCAATGACACATCACTTGCGAGCAATGGCTATGGTCCTTTGGTTATTCTAACTGGACCGAATATGGGTGGAAAATCAACAATTATGCGTCAAGTAGGTTTATTGAGTATTATGGCACATATAGGATGTCATATACCTGCACAGAGTTGTAAGTTTTCATTGATAGATCGTGTATTCACTCGACTGGGTGCCAGTGATGATATGAGAACCGGTAGGAGTACATTCCTCGTTGAATTAAGTGAAGCTTCCACATTTGTTCTCCATGCTACTAAAAATTCTCTCGTACTTGTTGATGAACTTGGTCGGGGTACATCAACCCATGATGGTACAGCTATAGCCGCAGCTGTTCTCCAAGCTCTTGCTAGGCTTGATTGCCGGACTTTATTCTCTACACATTACCATGCACTCCTCGATGACTTTAAAGACAATCCAAAAGTTTCACCAGCTCATATGGCTTGTCAAGTTGAGAGTGAGGAAAGTGACGCTACCCAAGAAACGGTTACTTTTTTGTACAAATTCACTAAGGGACCTTGTCCAAAATCATATGGATTTAATGCTGCACGCATTGCTGGCATAAAAGCCAATATTACAAAACGAGCCAATGATCTTGCGAAAAAACTCGAAGATGCCGGTAATCGaagaagtttatttatatctctATGCCATGTTAATACTAATAATGTCAAAAAGGTATTAGCAAAGATTCATGATGTTGCAGctgaataa